The Spodoptera frugiperda isolate SF20-4 chromosome 2, AGI-APGP_CSIRO_Sfru_2.0, whole genome shotgun sequence genome has a window encoding:
- the LOC118268982 gene encoding uncharacterized protein LOC118268982 isoform X2: MCRDEAGVGLLHKAVFYDYMDIAEYLVKNYPQLVHQKDSEGRTPLHYSAVSRDSASLAALLEGAGAARGARDAAGRTPAHYRGQARELLALPDAMARDNKNAGLVIKRHNIRIWCHDCDMARLQRVVWEGHGSRLLSEVSNQPVVKKFLEAVPYIMNTIRDIHQAVVQNDLEGLMKHAGDPVPPQALSSRDANNMTVMHKAAGLGHGGILKYIAERYPQGINDVDNDGRTPLHYAAAMRDDQHTYNTLVSLGADESVVDNKNKTPGYYINRPQEIDKNIFKTLPDAPRTPSSAYPSSWDWKLLDTEVIAELNKKSRRKNHKASNENISSNTNTNTISESTDNRIGGMKGSSTHELINNLPELDDAKQTKDDIENHIANVESNKESEVGEENHEQEEQETEPNAEEETEEQQEHASDAEEAVEHAEEHAEEHTEESKEPDEVAENTANESTDHVNEPADDEKSNEHIEETPADSDQVAENNEHSHENLNEEKKEPEAATEETGEVVTETNTENDNEEKVENEETEHTKDNDHEHEHKTDDDGAEQKSDDKEPDEDSHPETHDQPKEETQNNESHTNEHENDNHRAESAKHISPHKEGNKDNESNHDDNESNADAEDFGAASNEGNTNGEHTEDDDDVQVQGETQSEYSDSNLKSTAELPHLGSAKRGNVTDGRSTQESLIEGVVNGEAEMDSQDASMTQRDGSVHGEVLVVDNEIDPEVTDLINNANMEMLATLVLNGEGSRLIGRHSRNSELQAFLDNVPTYMQKINKVHVAAREGNIRDLQAALDRRKFAIARDPISPNGATPLHVATIFGKTNIIKYLGGRFPETLSAVDFEGRTALHYAAVLPDNGHYYNLLQQLGANSKDLDDSGKSAEEYQKNPTLLPFHQMLADYGISEDAAQEMFSDKVPEDQVSARRALDTPEALDTLERCYHLLASARPARTPLSASSNRATPPLVLARFLKKPIFDVIKYRITKLDHDLFDVIWPAVKKLPDSRNIIQTVEEDFPGGVTAPDYYVYDVFNEFLIPLVKDLHNINVNSELPTHPTSNFMGTSSAKLSAEPLVEINIDPNDEFVLSGVIECSRNLEGFELPLNLKVGKLETIERIVTTLLMKDEFSKFSEFSNPESDQKGGTYYTLNEVLEKPSEICATLASCGLLIALCDRDEIDDCARLHGKHWPYGRGVFVTDDKTVAVWINVHDHIRVLVSSTQDSPGEIGLPFSKLSYIMTYLHEKLDFTWDTKLGYLSARPTFLGVGIRFSLIVNFPGLSKDPDNMKHLCAMRGLQYRETLSPDIARISNYQCLGVTETSCFNDFATATSNLLHLEKDLSMQNSAHIATMLTNIFRKKRNSITSHDSPEKREKY, from the exons GTCTGGTGATTAAGCGACACAACATAAGGATATGGTGCCATGACTGTGACATGGCGCGTCTGCAGCGCGTGGTCTGGGAGGGGCACGGCTCGCGACTGCTCAGCGAGGTCTCCAACCAGCCAGTCGTGAAGAAGTTTCTCGAAGCTGTTCCTTATATCATG AATACCATCAGGGACATTCACCAAGCTGTGGTACAGAATGATCTGGAAGGTCTGATGAAGCATGCTGGCGATCCTGTTCCCCCACAAGCCCTATCAAGTAGGGATGCGAACAATATGACTGTCATGCATAAG GCGGCAGGTTTAGGCCACGGCGGTATCTTGAAGTACATTGCTGAAAGGTATCCACAAGGTATAAACGATGTAGACAATGATGGCCGCACACCACTACACTACGCTGCAGCCATGCGAGACGACCAGCATACATACAACACACTAGTCAGTCTTGGGGCTGATGAAAGTGTCGTCGACAAC aaaaataaaacaccagGCTATTACATAAATAGGCCCCaggaaattgataaaaatattttcaaaacactGCCTGATGCGCCCAGAACTCCATCAAGTGCCTACCCAAGTTCTTGGGACTGGAAGTTACTGGACACTGAGGTCATAGctgaactaaataaaaaatctaggaGGAAGAACCACAAAGCGTCCAATGAAAACATTTCGTCAAATACTAACACTAACACAATTTCTGAGAGTACAGACAATCGTATTGGTGGGATGAAGGGCAGTAGCACGCATGAACTCATTAATAATTTGCCTGAACTAGATGATGCAAAGCAAACGAAAGATGATATTGAGAATCACATTGCAAATGTAGAAAGTAACAAG GAATCAGAAGTAGGGGAAGAAAATCATGAACAAGAAGAACAAGAAACTGAACCAAATGCAGAAGAAGAAACTGAAGAACAACAAGAACATGCAAGTGATGCCGAAGAAGCAGTAGAACACGCTGAGGAACATGCTGAGGAACATACTGAGGAATCAAAAGAACCTGACGAAGTAGCAGAAAATACAGCTAACGAGTCAACTGATCACGTAAACGAACCAGCCGATGATGAGAAATCTAATGAACATATTGAAGAAACTCCAGCAGATAGTGATCAAGTTGCTGAAAATAATGAACATAGTCATGAAAATTTAAACGAAGAAAAGAAAGAACCTGAGGCAGCAACAGAAGAAACTGGAGAAGTTGTAACTGAAACCAACACAGAAAATGATAATGAGGAGAAAGTCGAAAATGAGGAGACCGAACACACTAAAGACAATGATCATGAGCACGAACATAAAACTGACGATGACGGTGCAGAACAAAAGTCTGACGATAAAGAACCAGATGAAGACTCACATCCTGAGACGCATGATCAACCAAAAGAAGAAACTCAGAATAATGAATCGCATACTAATGAACATGAAAATGATAATCATAGAGCGGAATCTGCAAAACATATTTCTCCACATAAGGAAGGGAATAAAGATAACGAATCCAATCATGATGACAATGAAAGCAATGCAGATGCAGAGGATTTCGGTGCTGCTTCAAACGAAGGTAATACCAATGGTGAACACAcagaagatgatgatgatgttcaaGTGCAAGGAGAAACACAGTCTGAATATAGTGATTCGAATCTTAAGAGCACAGCAGAACTGCCTCACTTGGGAAGTGCCAAGAGAG GAAACGTGACCGACGGCCGAAGCACACAGGAAAGTCTTATAGAAGGTGTAGTGAATGGTGAAGCTGAGATGGACTCACAGGATGCAAGTATGACGCAGAGAGATGGATCAGTGCACGGAGAAGTTCTCGTAGTT GACAATGAAATAGATCCAGAAGTAACTGATTTAATTAACAATGCAAACATGGAAATGTTAGCCACATTAGTCTTAAACGGGGAAGGATCTAGGCTTATAGGAAGGCATTCTAGAAACTCTGAACTGCAAGCGTTCCTTGATAATGTACCAACTTACATG caaaaaataaataaagttcacGTAGCAGCTAGAGAAGGCAATATAAGAGATCTGCAAGCAGCTCTGGACAGACGAAAATTTGCAATAGCTCGCGATCCAATATCACCCAATGGAGCAACCCCATTACATGTGGCAACTATATTCGGGAAAACCAACATTATCAAATATTTGGGCGGCAG aTTTCCTGAAACCCTGTCTGCGGTAGACTTTGAAGGAAGAACAGCCTTACATTATGCAGCCGTCCTACCAGATAATGGACACTACTACAATCTACTTCAACAACTAGGTGCCAACTCGAAAGATTTAGATGAT AGCGGAAAATCAGCTGAAGAATATCAAAAAAATCCAACTCTGTTACCTTTTCATCAAATGTTAGCAGATTATGGCATAAGTGAAGACGCAGCACAAGAAATGTTCTCAGATAAAG TGCCCGAGGATCAAGTCTCAGCCCGTCGAGCTCTGGATACACCTGAAGCTTTGGACACCTTGGAACGATGTTACCACCTGTTAGCATCTGCAAGACCAGCTCGCACACCGTTATCTGCATCGTCCAACAGAGCTACACCACCACTCGTACTTGCACGGTTCCTAAAAAAGCCAATTTtcgatgtaataaaatatagaattacAAAATTAGACCACGATCTCTTCGATGTCATCTGGCCTGCTGTCAAAAAACTCCCAGATAGCAGAAATATAATTCAAACTGTTGAAGAAGACTTTCCCGGAGGAGTCACAGCCCCTGATTATTATGTGTATGACGTATTCAATGAATTTTTGATACCACTTGTGAAAGAtcttcataatattaatgttaattctGAATTGCCAACACACCCCACATCAAACTTTATGGGTACCTCATCAGCCAAACTATCTGCTGAGCCTCTAgtggaaataaatattgaccCCAACGACGAATTTGTGCTATCTGGAGTAATAGAATGTTCGCGCAATTTGGAAGGATTTGAACTTCCATTGAATTTGAAAGTGGGTAAATTGGAAACAATAGAAAGGATTGTAACCACACTCTTGATGAAAGACGAATTTTCGAAGTTTAGCGAATTTTCTAACCCTGAATCCGACCAAAAAGGTGGTACATACTACACGTTGAATGAAGTTTTAGAAAAACCGTCAGAGATATGTGCCACATTAGCGTCTTGTGGTCTCCTGATAGCTCTTTGCGATAGAGATGAGATTGATGACTGTGCGAGGTTACATGGCAAGCACTGGCCTTACGGTCGTGGCGTATTCGTCACTGATGACAAAACCGTGGCCGTGTGGATAAACGTCCATGATCATATTCGTGTACTTGTGTCCTCAACACAAGACTCGCCGGGAGAAATCGGCTTGCCTTTCAGCAAACTTTCTTACATTATGACTTATCTTCATGAGAAGCTAGATTTCACATGGGATACAAAGTTGGGATATCTCTCTGCGAGGCCGACGTTCCTGGGAGTAGGCATTCGGTTTAGCCTAATTGTCAATTTTCCGGGACTATCAAAGGATCCAGATAATATGAAACATCTTTGTGCCATGAGAGGGTTGCAGTACCGAGAAACATTAAGTCCTGATATTGCTAGAATAAGCAACTATCAGTGTTTAGGAGTTACTGAGACAAGTTGCTTCAACGATTTTGCTACGGCTACATCAAATTTACTACACCTGGAAAAAGATTTATCAATGCAAAATTCAGCACACATTGCAACGatgttaacaaatattttccgTAAAAAACGAAATAGTATAACTAGTCACGATAGCCCAGAGAAGAGGGAAAAATATTAG
- the LOC118268982 gene encoding uncharacterized protein LOC118268982 isoform X1, producing the protein MARDNKNAGLVIKRHNIRIWCHDCDMARLQRVVWEGHGSRLLSEVSNQPVVKKFLEAVPYIMNTIRDIHQAVVQNDLEGLMKHAGDPVPPQALSSRDANNMTVMHKAAGLGHGGILKYIAERYPQGINDVDNDGRTPLHYAAAMRDDQHTYNTLVSLGADESVVDNKNKTPGYYINRPQEIDKNIFKTLPDAPRTPSSAYPSSWDWKLLDTEVIAELNKKSRRKNHKASNENISSNTNTNTISESTDNRIGGMKGSSTHELINNLPELDDAKQTKDDIENHIANVESNKDNEIDPEVTDLINNANMEMLATLVLNGEGSRLIGRHSRNSELQAFLDNVPTYMQKINKVHVAAREGNIRDLQAALDRRKFAIARDPISPNGATPLHVATIFGKTNIIKYLGGRFPETLSAVDFEGRTALHYAAVLPDNGHYYNLLQQLGANSKDLDDSGKSAEEYQKNPTLLPFHQMLADYGISEDAAQEMFSDKVPEDQVSARRALDTPEALDTLERCYHLLASARPARTPLSASSNRATPPLVLARFLKKPIFDVIKYRITKLDHDLFDVIWPAVKKLPDSRNIIQTVEEDFPGGVTAPDYYVYDVFNEFLIPLVKDLHNINVNSELPTHPTSNFMGTSSAKLSAEPLVEINIDPNDEFVLSGVIECSRNLEGFELPLNLKVGKLETIERIVTTLLMKDEFSKFSEFSNPESDQKGGTYYTLNEVLEKPSEICATLASCGLLIALCDRDEIDDCARLHGKHWPYGRGVFVTDDKTVAVWINVHDHIRVLVSSTQDSPGEIGLPFSKLSYIMTYLHEKLDFTWDTKLGYLSARPTFLGVGIRFSLIVNFPGLSKDPDNMKHLCAMRGLQYRETLSPDIARISNYQCLGVTETSCFNDFATATSNLLHLEKDLSMQNSAHIATMLTNIFRKKRNSITSHDSPEKREKY; encoded by the exons GTCTGGTGATTAAGCGACACAACATAAGGATATGGTGCCATGACTGTGACATGGCGCGTCTGCAGCGCGTGGTCTGGGAGGGGCACGGCTCGCGACTGCTCAGCGAGGTCTCCAACCAGCCAGTCGTGAAGAAGTTTCTCGAAGCTGTTCCTTATATCATG AATACCATCAGGGACATTCACCAAGCTGTGGTACAGAATGATCTGGAAGGTCTGATGAAGCATGCTGGCGATCCTGTTCCCCCACAAGCCCTATCAAGTAGGGATGCGAACAATATGACTGTCATGCATAAG GCGGCAGGTTTAGGCCACGGCGGTATCTTGAAGTACATTGCTGAAAGGTATCCACAAGGTATAAACGATGTAGACAATGATGGCCGCACACCACTACACTACGCTGCAGCCATGCGAGACGACCAGCATACATACAACACACTAGTCAGTCTTGGGGCTGATGAAAGTGTCGTCGACAAC aaaaataaaacaccagGCTATTACATAAATAGGCCCCaggaaattgataaaaatattttcaaaacactGCCTGATGCGCCCAGAACTCCATCAAGTGCCTACCCAAGTTCTTGGGACTGGAAGTTACTGGACACTGAGGTCATAGctgaactaaataaaaaatctaggaGGAAGAACCACAAAGCGTCCAATGAAAACATTTCGTCAAATACTAACACTAACACAATTTCTGAGAGTACAGACAATCGTATTGGTGGGATGAAGGGCAGTAGCACGCATGAACTCATTAATAATTTGCCTGAACTAGATGATGCAAAGCAAACGAAAGATGATATTGAGAATCACATTGCAAATGTAGAAAGTAACAAG GACAATGAAATAGATCCAGAAGTAACTGATTTAATTAACAATGCAAACATGGAAATGTTAGCCACATTAGTCTTAAACGGGGAAGGATCTAGGCTTATAGGAAGGCATTCTAGAAACTCTGAACTGCAAGCGTTCCTTGATAATGTACCAACTTACATG caaaaaataaataaagttcacGTAGCAGCTAGAGAAGGCAATATAAGAGATCTGCAAGCAGCTCTGGACAGACGAAAATTTGCAATAGCTCGCGATCCAATATCACCCAATGGAGCAACCCCATTACATGTGGCAACTATATTCGGGAAAACCAACATTATCAAATATTTGGGCGGCAG aTTTCCTGAAACCCTGTCTGCGGTAGACTTTGAAGGAAGAACAGCCTTACATTATGCAGCCGTCCTACCAGATAATGGACACTACTACAATCTACTTCAACAACTAGGTGCCAACTCGAAAGATTTAGATGAT AGCGGAAAATCAGCTGAAGAATATCAAAAAAATCCAACTCTGTTACCTTTTCATCAAATGTTAGCAGATTATGGCATAAGTGAAGACGCAGCACAAGAAATGTTCTCAGATAAAG TGCCCGAGGATCAAGTCTCAGCCCGTCGAGCTCTGGATACACCTGAAGCTTTGGACACCTTGGAACGATGTTACCACCTGTTAGCATCTGCAAGACCAGCTCGCACACCGTTATCTGCATCGTCCAACAGAGCTACACCACCACTCGTACTTGCACGGTTCCTAAAAAAGCCAATTTtcgatgtaataaaatatagaattacAAAATTAGACCACGATCTCTTCGATGTCATCTGGCCTGCTGTCAAAAAACTCCCAGATAGCAGAAATATAATTCAAACTGTTGAAGAAGACTTTCCCGGAGGAGTCACAGCCCCTGATTATTATGTGTATGACGTATTCAATGAATTTTTGATACCACTTGTGAAAGAtcttcataatattaatgttaattctGAATTGCCAACACACCCCACATCAAACTTTATGGGTACCTCATCAGCCAAACTATCTGCTGAGCCTCTAgtggaaataaatattgaccCCAACGACGAATTTGTGCTATCTGGAGTAATAGAATGTTCGCGCAATTTGGAAGGATTTGAACTTCCATTGAATTTGAAAGTGGGTAAATTGGAAACAATAGAAAGGATTGTAACCACACTCTTGATGAAAGACGAATTTTCGAAGTTTAGCGAATTTTCTAACCCTGAATCCGACCAAAAAGGTGGTACATACTACACGTTGAATGAAGTTTTAGAAAAACCGTCAGAGATATGTGCCACATTAGCGTCTTGTGGTCTCCTGATAGCTCTTTGCGATAGAGATGAGATTGATGACTGTGCGAGGTTACATGGCAAGCACTGGCCTTACGGTCGTGGCGTATTCGTCACTGATGACAAAACCGTGGCCGTGTGGATAAACGTCCATGATCATATTCGTGTACTTGTGTCCTCAACACAAGACTCGCCGGGAGAAATCGGCTTGCCTTTCAGCAAACTTTCTTACATTATGACTTATCTTCATGAGAAGCTAGATTTCACATGGGATACAAAGTTGGGATATCTCTCTGCGAGGCCGACGTTCCTGGGAGTAGGCATTCGGTTTAGCCTAATTGTCAATTTTCCGGGACTATCAAAGGATCCAGATAATATGAAACATCTTTGTGCCATGAGAGGGTTGCAGTACCGAGAAACATTAAGTCCTGATATTGCTAGAATAAGCAACTATCAGTGTTTAGGAGTTACTGAGACAAGTTGCTTCAACGATTTTGCTACGGCTACATCAAATTTACTACACCTGGAAAAAGATTTATCAATGCAAAATTCAGCACACATTGCAACGatgttaacaaatattttccgTAAAAAACGAAATAGTATAACTAGTCACGATAGCCCAGAGAAGAGGGAAAAATATTAG